A stretch of DNA from Cannabis sativa cultivar Pink pepper isolate KNU-18-1 chromosome X, ASM2916894v1, whole genome shotgun sequence:
AGTTTGTGATGAAAGTGATGTTTTTGTTACCAACAACAATGGTAACATGGCCAAAATATTAGCTGGTAGAAGGAGATATTTTGGGCACAAACCAACTATTCGTCCTAATGCTAAAAAACTATACCGTTTGTTCTTGAACAAGAACAACATGACTTGGGAAGCTTTTTCTTCAAGAGTCCGTACTTTCCAGCGAGGTTTTATGGGAGAACCCAATGAGGTGAGACCAGGTAGGGGTGAGTTTCATGAAAACCCTTCGACATGTATATGTGAAGAGTCTGTACCCAAAGGAAAGAGAGATTCAGTATCTAGGAAAGTTGGCAAGGGAAACGATGATTCAATGAGAAAGGAGGAAATTTTTGAGGACCAAAATGTTGATGATCATGACCCAGAATGGcctgatatggaggaagatgaCAATCAGAGTGGCATGGGAGGAGTAGGTTTGGATTATGATGGAATCAACTCTGAGGAACCTGAATTGGAGGATATGCTTTCTGACTGAATAAACAATTTTAGCTTAATCCAATGTATAGATTGATTCTCCCTTCACTAACCTTCTGATCTGATTTTGGCATCCTGTATAGAAGAAGAGTATGTGGGAAAAGTTTTTGCTCTTGTTTTATATTGTAGTCACTTGTGATTGGAAATAGAGTCTGAGTAAAAGAGAGTCACTTGTTGATCGAGCGGTTCAAAATTGGTGAACAAATATAATCACCATTTGGGAGGATGATGTTAGAGAATTGTGGACACTTCATACTAACTATTTGTTATTGCTGATTAATTTTTAGGCAGAATCTCTTATGTCTTCCAATACACATCACCTAAATCTATGTCAAGTATGCGAAAGTCACTAATTTCATTTGAGAATTTGAGCTAATAAGCATACAAAATCCGATTCAACTTGTGTTTTCTAATCTGATGttaaaatttaatctaatttaattattaattgaattaaattaatttttaattcgaTATTCAATTATATACTTATTTTTCATATtagtttaaaaatataaagaaaaaatatgtaaaaattaaaCCCAATCAAAAAAGAAGGGAAAGGCCCTACAGGGGGAGTcaaatattataagtttaatgtaattaaaaatttaaaataattaaaataataagtaataaaatagatcAAAGaattaaatactaaaaatataattaaaatatatacatttattttttttaatattttttattatatataaataaatacaagCAATCTTTtagtataaataaatataattaaatttgaatggtttttaattaaattttaagattaacaTCCAATAACTGATCTAATCCAATTAAAACATCCACTTTAATAAATTGTAGttggatatttaattttttgtatttaattagtTCGGTTCAAATAGATTAAATAGATTAGATGTTAGCTAAGATCATATATGTGTTTGTAATCTATCACCATCAAGAAAACAGTTTGTCTCTAATTAATGTAGTAGTTTCAAATATTGTCTTTTAAAAGAGTACAAATGACTATTGTAAAGTGTTGTCTTTTGAAGAGTATAAATGATAACAAATATAatgttatcattttagaaacaACAAATCCTTAACAGCAAGCAATAAGTTATGCTTTAAGTTAAGAAACATAAAATGAACAACCTAAGAAGTTTCATTTGGCCACTATTATATTCTCTGAgataaaaatagagagaaaagaaagcAAAAGATTGTCCTCTGTTTTCACGTTAAAAATTGAAACATCAATATTATTCTAAAGCACTCATAGAAACTAACTACATCATTCAAAGCACTCAATATGGTAGCACGACATATTGTGAAAGAACTTTCCCACATTATTTACAAACACCAAATTTTCAACGAACATGaacacaaaaataaacaataaaaaaaacagacagggacaataaaaaaaataatcataaaataaggaaaaggcaataataaCTTATGAACTAGCTCTCTCTTGTCATAGACTTTACATAAAAGAAAGCTTGAGGATTGTTATAGTAATTGAGGGAACAACTGGTTTTTCCACCAATGGATTATTCCcttataaatatcaaaaaatgatCAACACCGAACAACGGAAATTCGTCCTCATGCCTGGAGGAAACCCTTCTCTTCCAAGAAGGAAATCACTTCTCCAGCCATTTCAATAGGTGAATCACAGTCCCCTCCTTTGTGTTTCAAAACTATctgaaaagggaaaaaaaaaaagtttccttATTAGATCAACTTACATATTAGATTACAACAAAAaccaagaaaaaacaaaaaaattcattttaaataatgaaaacACCAATGTTCATTTTTCAGAATTGAATTCTTGTAGATACTAGAAGAATATTACATGATATAGGGGCCATTATCAAATACAGCTCATGGACTTGAAAAATTATAACTTGCATAGTGAGCAAATATACCTCAATCTATCTTGATTCTTGTCTATTATAGTATTCAACGATTATATTCATTGACAAGTTTGTCATCTTTATTAAAACGAAAAGAGAATAACAGTACACAAACCTCAGAATTTAATGGTTGCTCATAAGGATCATCAATCCCAGTAAAACCTACAAAAAAAGAGCTGGATAAATACCGCTTGCGTATGTACTATATGGACACGAATCTCAGCAGTAAcaagagtcaagaaaataatACTGCTGTCCAATGCAGAATAGTATTCAATGTAAACAAACATAGAGAAAGGCATATATTACAGAACTGCCTACGAATATTATGTGAGTGTCTGTATGCAGGTATAAGAAGTTCAAAAGGATGACAATAACAATGCAGCGGATGAGTcgccattttttattttaagcagaATTAGCAGTAAGAATATCCATAGACCGGAACCTTGTATACATCTAAAACCAAATAAGTCAGAAGATACAGAGAATGACAGAACCACTCAGGTATCAGCAGGAAAATGAATGCAACACAATATTCAAAATCGACACCATTGTAAAGTTGGCACATGGAAAAAAACTTATCATATGCCAAActcaaaaatattttgacaattgaAAGGATGTGTTGACATATAGTTAGATTATTGTTTAGTGTAGATTTCATTAATCCAGAAAAATAACAAGATAGCCTGAGATTGACCTTTGATCTTTCCGGCACGGGCAAGCTTATAAAGGCCTTTAGGGTCTCTTTCCTCACAAACTTGGAGGGGCACGTCCATGAACACCTGTTGAATAAAAGTTTCCTCAGGCTATGTTGTAAACTATCAtctcaactttccttttccaaGAAAAACATGTTTAAAGGCAGCAAATAAAACATTGATAGTACAAAGTacaaacctctataaaatcccCTTCAGGCAGCAATGCTCGGCAGGCATCTCGATCTCTTGCGTATGGAGAAATCAAACTAGCAATGCAAATGACCCCAGCATCTGCAAAGAGCTTAGCCACCTCACCTACAATACAGCACATAAAGTAGAACCTCTAAATACAATGTTTACCCAAATGCTTCAATGTATGCATTGCATATCATGTACAGCATTGTTCCTGTAATTATCAATAAATAGAGTAATAGACTCACCAATTCTCCTTATGTTCTCTGCACGGTCTTCTGCTTTAAAGCTAAGGTCACGATTCAGGCCATGCCTGACATTGTCACCGTCAAGGACATAAGACAGCTTCCCCCTGCTGTGCAAGATCTGACTTAAAGCACATGCCACAGAGCTCTTCCCTGATATTTCAGTTAAGGTTAACAGGGATAGAGGAAATAGTTGTTGCATGTGGCACCAAAAATTTAGCTAACATTATGTTGTTAGTTAAATTTACATATTAAACAGTTCAATATGTCAATACTTTATATTTCATAAGCATCTTCTCATCAAAAATAGGCATGACATGAATTCAAACAGTAGCATAATTAAGTGTAAGATTAAATTTAAACTAAATCTCATATGTTGGTATGCATAAATAAGTTTAAAATGTAACTCATTATCTTTACACGTAAATATATAGTTCCTTTCTAACTCTATAAAGATCAAGCTACAAATGGTGAGGAGAACCAAGAGGGTGATAGGCTTGTGCTCCACATTGTAAGAGCAAATAAGAAATCTAAAAAATGCTTTGCACAATCCTCTCATCTAGTCTTATAAACCATGCAATGAATATAGTTATCGAAAATAAATCATAGTAAAGCCATTAGAGCAACTTTACAATAACTATGCTAGTTGATATAAAATACAATACACCTAAGCTAAAGGGCCACCAAGTAACAGCATCCATTTCCAATATCAAAGATTTAATTGTTTTCATTTCTTTTAAAACGGCAACTTGTCTAACCCTACAATATAAATACAATATTAAATACTTGAGGAACAAGAAACTATAGTAATTTAAACATTGGACTTGCAACCGATCTCTAATCAATAAATTTAATTGTAAGATCATAAATCTTATGTTTCTTGTACCTTTCACTGTAGATCACTATGCATTGTGCATTAACTTGGTTCAACATAAATGGTTCCATGAAAAAgcaataaaatgaaaaataatgaaTGAAAGCAACAAACCTGAAGCACTAAGACCAGTGATCCATATTACACATCCCTTTTGTTTCAGTAGCTTCTGTCTTTCAATTTTGTTAACAGAACATTCATGCCATTTAATGTTGGTAGAATTTCCAATGCTAGACAGTAGACTCTGATTTTCATCTATCAAttgggaaaagaaaaaaaaaacatttaaccATGTGAAAAATCATCCTTAGTTAATCCAAACCACAACAACTGCATCTATAATTCATAAAAGGGCTATTTCAATAATCTGGTCCACATATAATAAATGGCACAAAAACATCCTCTTTTACCAGCGAGCCACTTTCCCATGAACCAATCACgccagaaaaaagaaaaagaaaaagaaatgggTAAAAGGAGAAAAACAATACCCAGATTCCCAACATGGCCATTGGTGTTGAAGTCGGTCTCATTCACAGTAACAGTCGTGGACCCTTCCATGGAGTTGATTCGAACAGACCCCTTTGAACTATGCACAGAAAATCCCAAAAACCCAGGTTTGAatgaggaagaagaggaagacAAAAACGTGGAACACGGTTTGATCCCAACACCAAGACCTCGAGACGATGATAATGATGTGCCCCCAGCCAGTGTTGCTGATCCACCTCCAATTGCAATCATTTTCTCATAGAATCAAAAAaggaatgatatttaatttcCACAATATGGCAACCCCACAAACACAAGCGGCAGTAAAAATCGTAAatttaatttccaaaaataggggaactagtttatatatataggcGAGTGAATAAGCGAAAATGTGGGGTTTCcgttttttatttctttatggGTTTTTGGCGGTGAGAGATTCAATGAGTCCACTCGCAAACGTGAGAGAatttatgaatttgtattgCATCAGTGGTTTTTTGTGGTGGTGAGGGAGTTAAGGTAGGGTCTATgtctctttttatttatttatttatttatttatgggctaattagtaattttttatcttaattttgacatgtactaaatcgtattttttgaacttttttagtcgttaaaaattcccttgaactattgagattgttaaatttaaagatttttgtctaatttcattcaattttactgtttcagtaattgtttatgtactaaactatgatccccaaactttgatatctactaaatcatgcccctcaaactttgatatgtattaaattatgtcccttgaactttcatccatgttagaatttttttactaaaattagacaaaagttaaatctaacaatctcaatagttcagaaggaatttttaatggccaaaaaagttcagaggcatgatttgatacatgtcaaagttcgatggaaaaaattactaattagccttatttatttaattaatggtaaaatttcaattaaatatcacgtaatttaatgtaataatttttagtattattaaaCAAGGGTAACGAAACGCGTCAAGAAAGTATTAAGCAAGTGCCCAATAACAATATTCTAtatctatttatatttatataattctcCTATTAGAGCATCTTTAATGAATTACCAAAATCGTAACGTATGACTATATTTTAACATATTTAAGAAAAACTATTACTCATTGTTATAAAAAGTGTACTAAATTTGACATATGTTAAAAGTTGTACCAAATTTAAGacaaaatataatattgtattaaatttaacccacaataaatattaactttttatttactataataCTACTAATTATAATGATTCATTGACTTCTACTAAActttaaattctttatttactatattatcattatttaaataataaaagaaaaaaaatattgatttttatatattctcaataaaatattaaacaatcattaatataattaattattttttctttattttacatCTTGTACATTGGAGCACAATTATAAATAGTAGACCAAATataatacaaatttattttttttgtgtcaaatttagtacaaattttagatttttcattaGAGATGGTCTTTGGTAAGTGATTTGGCATTCTCcttttaaacttttattttctccaatttatgattttttccacttttttaaattagattctttttagtaaattttttttaatctagaTTGAATccttaaaaactaaaatttttaACTGATATAGTACTCTATTATTAATTAGCTTCACCCCGACCTTGAAAATATATGAGCCTAAGACGAATTAAATTTTGGGaccttcaaaaatatataaaaaaaatatcaaagtaTTATGGGATTTGAACCCATGACCTTAAATATTATGACATCCACCTCAACTAACTGAGCTATGGATATTTGTTGCttataatacacttaaattttacctaataaaattttttattttttattttgggctctcgaaaagtgtgggccctaggcacgggcctagcgGGCCCTGGTTATCTTTGAATTTAAAtgttagagcatctccaatggtaAAAAATTAAGAGATGCTTGTTGAGGTAGATAGACGAGGTAACAAAATATTAAGATGCTAtactattgaagaaaaaagaatgtCATTCTAGAAATATGTGTGAATGTCATATATGAGTATTGATGCGATCATtatctttttaataaaaaattaaaactaaaaaattattgttgcaaaaaaataaaataataatgtgagattataattatagtatttttgaatTGTGATATACTATTGGAGTGATTTTAGAAGTACGAGTGTTAAAAATGATGTGGaagagaaataaaataaaatattatatatttggatAATGTGAAGATTTTTAGTATCTTTAAAGAATGGTATCATTGAAGATACTCTTACACTTATGTCCTGCTAATAAATAATAGGaataattaataaagaaaattaagtttttgttttaatactctttttctttcttgttttcCTTTAATTTTAGTAGAGGTTACAATAAAGTGATTGACATTATTAATTAGAGGAAGCTTACAAAGTTTTTAGCAATAACTTCGGTTTATGAAAAACTCTTTTAACAATAACGTTGGATTGGATGTTAATTTTGTGGAGGTTACAAAACATTTTAACAATAAATTTAGTGGATGGTCTCGTGTGTATAATTCTCATAGtctataaaatgaataaaaatgtgaggttcatataatttaatataataatttttgtagagtattattaattaatggtaAAGTAACACGTCTAGAAAGTACTAAGCACCACTGATATTCAATAGTaattctcttattttatttaatataattaatatttctgTTAAGTTTTTATCATCTTTAATAATGATTTAATGGTACATGCTTTTAATTTGAGTATCAAATTCAAGAGGCATATACAATTGATGCTATTTAGTATTTGAATGTTACTTTTTTGAGCCAAAAAATTTAAACGTTACTTTTTGATTActcacaataattaaaaaaaaaaaactaataaattctcattattaatacaatgaaaaaaaatcCATATCAATATCTTgggataattttataaaaaaaacaaaacaaaaacaatcaaAAAAAGCATAATGATCTGATAGAATAACATCTCTAGTGCTTTACTCTTTGGAAATAATAGTTGATTAAAGCAAGGCCTTAAAATTATGACAACAAAAATTATcactatataaataaaatattaaataataaaaaaaaaatgacaaaataatatttattatagtgTTAGAAAGTGTTTTTAAGCAAAGAGATAAATGAATCAATTCCCAACttctatttttacaatttttttttagaattattggctcttaagagttttaaatttttttaccacTGCACCATAATAGTGGTGACAAGAACAATGGAAATCAGaaatcacaacaacaacaacaatagctCTAGTCAATCCAAATCTAAGTTCAAGTTTGAAAAATTCTGCAATTATTGCTCAAGGGAGAGTCATCTCAAAgataaatgttatattttgaggAACGAGAACAACACGGGTAAATGTAAGGACAAAAATAATAAGGGTAACATGAATGATGCTGGTTTGATTGTTGGTGGTAGGAGTGCACATAAGTTAGGTTGGTCGGATTAGAGGTATTTTAATGGGCTAACTCAATTATTGAAGTTTGAAGAAGTTATAAgccattcaattttttttttatgttatacaACCCAACCCTACTTAGTACAATTATACAGAGGGTTGAGTTGAGTTTATTGGATTGAAatgattattttagattttaatatttaataataaataatttaacctAGTgtatacacaaaaaaaaaatgatacatataaatatatgtgtgtatgtaaATACAgtacaaaattaataataatgattGATTCTCACGTTAAACTTGTTTGTAGAGTAGAATTAGTAGGGTAACTATGAGTTACGTGTTAGTGGTGTGTTTtagttaattcattttctaaggTTATTGTAATaatatagtttatttattaaaatgtaaaatatatatatttttatatattctgTGAATGtaaaatacattttatatatgaATATTGTCTCAAATTTAGAAcattaaattgaattatatagAGTTAGAGTGTGTCCAACCCATAATTATAAGaactatttttaattaattattatacttttgtgatcTTACTTTTTACTACTATATTTAAACTATGTTAATTTTTCCAATATTTTTGCAAATTCTCCTTACAATATAAGCCCAATACACTATCAGAAAAAGAAGTCCATCatcttattgggaaatttacatgatATATtcacttttgctatttttttttgaaaaaatactgtcaggcgacattttttacctttttactgtatttttttataagtttcacaCTACAGTaaactgtgttaagtttttactagtgttttttagttattctactgttgttttgaattattttgttttgtattttactagtgttttataaaaacacagtattttaaaaaaaatttccgtgagacaatatttttgtaaaaattaacccaaattTCAGTATATTTGTAAATTGCCCTTCTCACTCGCTCATTTCCAGACTCACACCCACAACCGAAACCAGCCCGCCACGGCCACCTTACATTTCTCGGACAACCAAAACGGCAGCCATCCTTCCCTTCTCGGCCTTCGCCACCCTTTCGGATTTCAGCAGAGAAATTAAGAGGGTAACCCTCTGTTACATTCTATATTTGCATATGTCCCTaagtttttgaattttaaacaaCACTAAATGTTGATTGTgtcatatattattatatagtgtaTTAATTTGATTCCTGTAATGAGTATATGATTAGTATTCAGTTTTAAGATGCAGAGTTTTACGCCCTGGGTATATTTAGCTGCTACTGCAGTTAtaaaatagaattaaaattttgttaattattgatttattataatttttatgactgTAACATGCCATTGTTTTGATTGTGTTGATTCAGTAGGTCTTTTATAAGTATTATGACAAGACTGTCTCTCTACTATTCATACAAATGCTTAAATCAGCTCGTTTATGATTTATTGTTTGCTTAATTGTAAAAAGAAAAGTGATCTAATTGTTAATATTTTGGACTAATTTGTATATGAAATACGTTTATGGTTTATTGTTTGCtaaattgtgaaaaaaaatagttaaactgTTAATATTGTAGACTAATTAGTATATGAAATAGCATTCAGTAATTCATTGTTTACATTTCATGCCTCAAGTTCGAGGTTCCCAGTGAAACTAGGGTTATTATAACTTTTGATCTGATTATACTTATAAAAACCAGTGATGTAGGTATGGATGTAGGAAACATTGCCTGACCTGCAACACAAATGTGCAAAGCCAATCTAATGAAAAGTAAAGACTCATAACTCATAAGTCTATAGCCTATTCCATTACTTGCA
This window harbors:
- the LOC115703094 gene encoding adenylyl-sulfate kinase 3, which translates into the protein MIAIGGGSATLAGGTSLSSSRGLGVGIKPCSTFLSSSSSSFKPGFLGFSVHSSKGSVRINSMEGSTTVTVNETDFNTNGHVGNLDENQSLLSSIGNSTNIKWHECSVNKIERQKLLKQKGCVIWITGLSASGKSSVACALSQILHSRGKLSYVLDGDNVRHGLNRDLSFKAEDRAENIRRIGEVAKLFADAGVICIASLISPYARDRDACRALLPEGDFIEVFMDVPLQVCEERDPKGLYKLARAGKIKGFTGIDDPYEQPLNSEIVLKHKGGDCDSPIEMAGEVISFLEEKGFLQA